GATGGGGTAGAGGTTGGTGAGGGCGCGCCCCCCATCCCCCTCCTGTCCTCCCCCTTGAAAGGGGAGGGACGCGCTGCCGTCTGCTTCGCCTGAATGTCCGTCTCCGGACTTACACCTCCGTGAAGGAGGGGCGGGAAGGGGAGGGACGAAAGAAAGCACGGCAGCAGGCGGTTACGGAGTCGGGGGGATAATGGCAGACAGCGATTTACTGGAAGAGCTCCTGGATACGTTCCGCCTGGAGGCGGAGGATCTCCTCGTGTCGCTCTCCACCCTCCTCGTCGCGCTGGAGCAGGAGGCGCTCCCCGAGAAGCGCCAGCCTCTGGTGGAAAACCTCTTCCGCCGGATGCACACCCTGAAGGGGGCGGCACATGCGGTGAACCTTCTCGACGTGGCGGAGAGCTGCCAGTCGCTGGAGGGGGTATTCGCGTCGCTAAAGCGGGGTGAGCTGCACCCGGAGCGGCAGCTCTTCACCACCCTGCACTCGGAGATCAACTCCATCTCGGCCGCTCTCTTCGGGGAGAGCCATCCACTGGCCGGCACGCTTCCGGCGCCACTCGCCGCCGTCGCCGAGCCCATAGAGAAGGGTGTGCCGATCGAACCCCCTCCGGAAGGAGCGCGGCCGAAACCGCGGACCGAGCACGAGGGCGCCGCCGGGGCCGGTCCGGAGAGGAGCTGGGGGCAGGAGAGCGTGAGGGTGCCGACGCACCTCCTCGAGGCGCTCCTGGTGCAGGCTGAGGAGCTTCTCTCCGCAAAGCTCATGGCGTCCCACCTGGGGGGGGAAATTGCCTCCATGAGCGGGCAACTGAGCGCTCTGAGGGAGGAAAGGGCGCGCGGGCTCGAGCTTGCGCACAAGGTGCTGCGTCGCGGCGCGGACGCCGAAGAGGGGAGGCTCGCGGCGCTTCTTAAGGGGGCATTGGAGCGGGAGGGGCAGCTCGATCACCGGATCGTTTCCCTCACAGGACGCTCCGACAGGAGCCTCAGGGCTCTGTCCGGGATGGTGGACGCTCTCCTCGACGACATGAAGAAGCTGCACCTCCTCCCGTTCGGCTCTCTCTTCAGCTCATTCCCGAAGATGGTGCGCGACCTGTCGGCGGAACTCGGGAAGGAGGCGGAGCTCTTCTGCCACGGCGGCGAGCTGGAGGTAGACCGGCGCATCCTCGCCGAGCTTCGTGAGCCCTTCCTGCACCTGTTGCGCAACGTGCTCGATCATGGCATAGAATCTCCCGAAGCACGGCGCCGGCGCGGGAAGCCCGCCGGGGGGAGGATAACGATCCGGGTGCGGCACCTCGACGGGAACCGGGCGGAGGTGACCCTATCGGACGACGGCCAGGGGATCGATCCTTCCAGGCTGAAGGCGGCCGCTGTGGCCCAGGAGACGATCACGGCCGAGCAGGCCGCACACTTGAGCGAGGCGGAGACGCTGGCGCTTGTTTTCGAGTCCGGCATCTCCACGAGCTCCATGATCACGAACCTCTCGGGGCGCGGGCTTGGGCTCGCCATCGTGCGTGAGGCGCTGGAAAAGCTCGGCGGGCACGTGACGGTCGCATCCCGCAAGGGAGAAGGGACCGAATTTCGCATGGTGCTCCCGCTCTCCTTTGCCATGATGAAGGCTCTGCTGGTACAGTGCTGCGGGCGCCCCTGCCTCCTCCCGGCCGCCAGCGTGGAGGTGACCGCCCGCATCCCCGTCGAGGATATAAGGACGGTGGAGAACCGTGAGACGGTCCGCGTGGAGGGGGAAACACTCTCTTTCGTGCGCCTTTCCGAGCTCCTGGAGCTCACCGAGCGGATGGACCGCGAGCGCGGGCAGCAGCCGGTGGTGGTCCTCGCGGCGGGGGAGAAACGGATCGCCTTTGCGGTGGACGAGGTGGTGGGAATGCTCGAGGTGCTGACAAAGCCGCTCGGGCCGCAGCTGCGCAGGGTGCGCAACGTCTCCGGGGCGTGCGTCCTCGGGGACGGCAGCGTAGTGCCGCTTCTGAACACCAACGACCTCTTCCGCTCCGCCCTCTCGGTGTCGGGGGGGGCTCGTGCCGCCGGTGCCGCCCCGTCGCAGCGAAAGGTGGTGTCGGTATTGGTGGCTGAAGACTCCATCACCTCGCGCACCCTTCTGAAGAATATCCTCGAGGCCTCCGGCTTCCGGGTCAGAACCGCCATCGACGGGAGCGACGCCCTCGCGATCCTTCGGGAGGAGGATTTCGATGTCGTCGTGTCTGACGTGGAGATGCCGAGGCTGAACGGGTTTGAACTCACGACGGCGATACGCGCGGACAGGAGGCTTTCGGAGCTTCCGGTGATTCTGGTGACCGGGCTCGAATCGCGCGAGGACCGGGAGCGCGGGATCGACGTGGGGGCGAACGCCTACATCGTGAAGAGCAGTTTCGATCAGAGCAGGCTGGTGGAGACGATCGGGAAGCTGGCCTGACAGCCGGGGGAGGGGAATTCTCCTTCCTTTCCGGCCCTAACATACCCTTGAAGGTACCAAAGTGATCCGTGTTCTCGTCGTAGAAGATTCAAAGACAGTCCAGCAGGCGCTGGTGAGCATCCTGAACTCCGACCCGGAGATCACGGTGGTGGGGACGGCGTCCGACGGCGCCGAGGCGGTGAGAGCCGCCATGAACCTGCGCCCCGACCTCATCACCATGGACATCAACATGCCTGAGATGGACGGCTTTGAGGCGACGAGAGCCATCATGTCGGTCGCCCCCACCCCCATCGTCGTGGTGACGAGTCAGCTCGACCCGAAGGATTCCGCGACCCTTTTCCGCGTCATGGAGGCCGGTGCCCTCATGGTGCTCGCCAAACCCGCCCCCCCTGGCCATCCGGACCGGGAAGAGACGGTCGCGAAGCTGATCCGCAACATCAAGCTCATGTCGGAGATAAAGGTCGTGCGCAGGATCCAGAGGGGAGGTGCGGAGACCCGCATTCCGCCGGCGCCGCCGATTGCTGAGCCGATACGCCCCGGGCTCATCGCCATAGGGGCGTCGGCGGGAGGGCCACCGGTACTGGAAGAGATCCTTTCGGCGCTACCGGCCGACCTCGCTGTCCCCATCCTCATCGTGCAGCACATGGCGGAGGGCTTTACGGTGAACTTCGTTAACTGGCTCAATCACTCCTCGCGACTACCGGTCCATCTCGCGGTGCACGGCGCGCGTCCCCTGCCGGGGACCGTGTACGTGGCGCCGGACGGACAGCACCTCGGGGTAGGGGCGGGGGAGCGCATTATCTTAAGTCCCACCCCTCCGGACAACGGGCTGCGACCCTCGGTTGCGCACCTCTTCCGCTCCGTGGCGGCGGTGTACGGAAAGCGCGCGGTCGGCGTCCTCCTGACGGGGATGGGAAGGGACGGCGCGGAAGAGCTGCGGCTGATCCGGGATGGCGGTGGCGTGACGGTAGCCCAGGACCAGCAGACGTCCGTCGTTTTCGGGATGCCGGGGGAGGCGATCAGGCTGAAGGCGGCGAGCTACGTCCTGCCCCCCCCCGCGATCGTGGCGCTCCTGACGAAGCTGGCGGCTCCCCAGGGAGGCGGCAATGGGTAGCTCCCCCCACACGATACTCGTTGTCGACGACAGCCCGACCCAGGCGAAGCTCCTGGAGCAGATCCTCCAGCAGGAGGGGTTCCGGGTCCTCGTGGCGCACAACGGCCGGGAGGCGTTCGAGACGGTGTGCGCGGAGCAACCGGATCTTCTCATAAGCGACATCATGATGCCGGAGATGGACGGCTTCGAGCTGTGCCGAGGGGTGAGAGAGACCGCGGGGGTGGGGGGGATTCCGATCATACTCCTTACCCTGCTGGACAACCCGGCCGACGTCCTGCGCTCCCTGGAGGCGGGGGCTACCTACTTCATCTCCAAGCCGTACAACAGGGAGCTCCTCCTCTCCCGCATCAGGGCGAGCATCGAGCGCGGCCCCGACCGCTCGGGGGGGGGCGGTGCGAGGCTCGACGTGGAGTACCGCGGCCACCACTACTCCATCCCCGCAGAAAAAGACCAGATCGTCGACCTCCTCCTTGCCACCTACGAGATGGCGGTGGACAAGAATCAGGAGCTAAACAGCGCAAAGCAGGCGCTGAGGGTGCTGAACCGGGAGCTGGAAAAGCGGGTCGCGGAGCGCAGTGCCGCCCTCTCTGCCGAGACGGCAGAGCGCCTCGCCGCCCTGGAGGAGCTGCGCCGCAAGGACGAGGTCCTCATGCAGCAAAGCCGTCAGGCGGCGATGGGGGAGATGATCGGCAACATCGCCCACCAGTGGCGCCAGCCCCTGAACGGGGTGGGGCTCCTCATCCAGGACATCACCCTCTGTTTTGAGGACGGCGACTTCAGCCGCGAGTACCTGGAGGCGACCACCAAAAAGATCATGCAGCTCATCCAGCACATGTCTCAGACCATAGACGACTTCAGGAACTTCTTCATGCCGGACAAGGAGAAGGTTTCCTTCGACGTGCACCAGGTGGTGGTGAGGACCCTGACCCTGGTCGCGGGGGACTTCTCCGACAAAGGGATCCGCCGCGAGGTCGTGGCACAGGATCATCCGACGATCACGGGGTACCCGAACGAATTTTCCCAGGTTCTCCTCAATATGTTCAGCAACGCCCGCGACGCCCATCTGGAGAGGAAAACGGAGAATCCCTGGGTGAAGGTGACCCTCTCTTCGCAGGAGGGGAGGGCGCTCGTTCTGGTGGAGGATAACGCGGGCGGCATCCCGGAGGAGATCATCGGCAGGATCTTCGAGCCGTACTTCACCACGAAGGAGCAAGGGAAAGGGACGGGGGTGGGGCTGTACATGGCGAAGAACATCGTGGAGAAAAACATGAACGGGAGCCTCACGGTGTGCAACACCCCCGTCGGGGTGCAATTCAGGATCGAGGTGTAGCATGGCGGGTACCGGCGCAAAAGAGGCTCCCCTGAAGCTCCTCTACGTGGAGGACGAGCCGATCACTCGGGAAGTCGTGTGCACCCTCGTCGGCAGGAAATTTCCGCAGCTTGTGGTGGTGACCGCCGAAAACGGCAAGGCGGGGATGGAGCTCTTCCTGGAGCAGGACCCGGACTTCGTCATCACCGACATAAAGATGCCGGTGCTGCACGGGATCGAAATGGCGCGCCAGATCAAGGGGCTCAGAAGCAACATACCGATCATCGTCACCACCGCGCACAGCGACATGGAGTTCCTGATGGACGCCATCGAGATCGGCATCAGCCAGTACGTGCTGAAACCGATCGAGAGGGAGAAGCTCTTCTCCGCGATCCAGAACTGCATCACGAGGATTGAGCTGGAGCGGCAGGTGCAGCGGCAGCAGGCTTTCATCGCGAAGCTGTCGTGCGCGGTGGAGCAGAGCCCCTCCACCATCATCATCACCGACCGCGAAGGGACGATCGAGTACGTGAACCCGAAGTTCACCGCACTCACCGGCTACACCGCGGAGGAGGCCGTGGGGGAGAACCCGCGCCTCCTCAAGGCCGGCACCACACCGGAGGAGACGTACGAGGAACTCTGGGTGCAGCTCATGTCCGGGCGGGAGTGGCATGGCGAGCTGGAAAACCGCAAGAAGAACGGGGAGCTGTACTGGGAGTCGGTCTCCATCTCCCCGATCCTCGACTCGTCAGGGGGGGTCATCAACTTTGTGGCGGTGAAGGAAGACATAACCGAGCGAAAGAGGGCGCAGCAGGAAATCGAGGACCTGAACCGAAAGCTCGCGGCACGCGCCAGCGAACTGGAAGCTGCGAACCAGGACCTGGAGTCTTTCGGCTACACCGTTTCCCACGACCTGCGCACACCGCTCACGAACATAAACGGATACTGCCAGGTCATCCTGGAGATGTACGGGGAATCGCTCGACGAGCAGTGCCGGGAGTTCGTGCAGATCATGCTCACGGAGACCCTCAGCATGAGCAAGCTGATAAAGACTCTCCTCGACTTCTCTCGCCTCGCCCGCCAGGAGCTGAAGCGCGGCCCCGTCGATCTCAGTGCCCTTGCCGGCTCCATAGCCACCGATCTGAAGCTGCGGCACCTTCAGCGCCGGCTCAATTTCCGGATCGCGCCGGACCTCGAGGTGGTGGGTGACGCGGATCTCTTGCGCGTGGCGCTCACCAATCTCCTCGGCAACGCCTGCAAGTACAGCG
The DNA window shown above is from Geomonas sp. RF6 and carries:
- a CDS encoding hybrid sensor histidine kinase/response regulator; this translates as MADSDLLEELLDTFRLEAEDLLVSLSTLLVALEQEALPEKRQPLVENLFRRMHTLKGAAHAVNLLDVAESCQSLEGVFASLKRGELHPERQLFTTLHSEINSISAALFGESHPLAGTLPAPLAAVAEPIEKGVPIEPPPEGARPKPRTEHEGAAGAGPERSWGQESVRVPTHLLEALLVQAEELLSAKLMASHLGGEIASMSGQLSALREERARGLELAHKVLRRGADAEEGRLAALLKGALEREGQLDHRIVSLTGRSDRSLRALSGMVDALLDDMKKLHLLPFGSLFSSFPKMVRDLSAELGKEAELFCHGGELEVDRRILAELREPFLHLLRNVLDHGIESPEARRRRGKPAGGRITIRVRHLDGNRAEVTLSDDGQGIDPSRLKAAAVAQETITAEQAAHLSEAETLALVFESGISTSSMITNLSGRGLGLAIVREALEKLGGHVTVASRKGEGTEFRMVLPLSFAMMKALLVQCCGRPCLLPAASVEVTARIPVEDIRTVENRETVRVEGETLSFVRLSELLELTERMDRERGQQPVVVLAAGEKRIAFAVDEVVGMLEVLTKPLGPQLRRVRNVSGACVLGDGSVVPLLNTNDLFRSALSVSGGARAAGAAPSQRKVVSVLVAEDSITSRTLLKNILEASGFRVRTAIDGSDALAILREEDFDVVVSDVEMPRLNGFELTTAIRADRRLSELPVILVTGLESREDRERGIDVGANAYIVKSSFDQSRLVETIGKLA
- the cheB gene encoding chemotaxis-specific protein-glutamate methyltransferase CheB — its product is MIRVLVVEDSKTVQQALVSILNSDPEITVVGTASDGAEAVRAAMNLRPDLITMDINMPEMDGFEATRAIMSVAPTPIVVVTSQLDPKDSATLFRVMEAGALMVLAKPAPPGHPDREETVAKLIRNIKLMSEIKVVRRIQRGGAETRIPPAPPIAEPIRPGLIAIGASAGGPPVLEEILSALPADLAVPILIVQHMAEGFTVNFVNWLNHSSRLPVHLAVHGARPLPGTVYVAPDGQHLGVGAGERIILSPTPPDNGLRPSVAHLFRSVAAVYGKRAVGVLLTGMGRDGAEELRLIRDGGGVTVAQDQQTSVVFGMPGEAIRLKAASYVLPPPAIVALLTKLAAPQGGGNG
- a CDS encoding hybrid sensor histidine kinase/response regulator; translation: MGSSPHTILVVDDSPTQAKLLEQILQQEGFRVLVAHNGREAFETVCAEQPDLLISDIMMPEMDGFELCRGVRETAGVGGIPIILLTLLDNPADVLRSLEAGATYFISKPYNRELLLSRIRASIERGPDRSGGGGARLDVEYRGHHYSIPAEKDQIVDLLLATYEMAVDKNQELNSAKQALRVLNRELEKRVAERSAALSAETAERLAALEELRRKDEVLMQQSRQAAMGEMIGNIAHQWRQPLNGVGLLIQDITLCFEDGDFSREYLEATTKKIMQLIQHMSQTIDDFRNFFMPDKEKVSFDVHQVVVRTLTLVAGDFSDKGIRREVVAQDHPTITGYPNEFSQVLLNMFSNARDAHLERKTENPWVKVTLSSQEGRALVLVEDNAGGIPEEIIGRIFEPYFTTKEQGKGTGVGLYMAKNIVEKNMNGSLTVCNTPVGVQFRIEV
- a CDS encoding PAS domain S-box protein; translated protein: MAGTGAKEAPLKLLYVEDEPITREVVCTLVGRKFPQLVVVTAENGKAGMELFLEQDPDFVITDIKMPVLHGIEMARQIKGLRSNIPIIVTTAHSDMEFLMDAIEIGISQYVLKPIEREKLFSAIQNCITRIELERQVQRQQAFIAKLSCAVEQSPSTIIITDREGTIEYVNPKFTALTGYTAEEAVGENPRLLKAGTTPEETYEELWVQLMSGREWHGELENRKKNGELYWESVSISPILDSSGGVINFVAVKEDITERKRAQQEIEDLNRKLAARASELEAANQDLESFGYTVSHDLRTPLTNINGYCQVILEMYGESLDEQCREFVQIMLTETLSMSKLIKTLLDFSRLARQELKRGPVDLSALAGSIATDLKLRHLQRRLNFRIAPDLEVVGDADLLRVALTNLLGNACKYSAKKEESIIEFGSEEKEGKSVYFVRDNGAGFDMAYYKKLFKVFQRLHSTSEFEGTGIGLATVHRVIQRHGGTVWAEGAVEQGATFYFTLG